The Nocardioides zeae genome includes the window CTCCCACCACGTGGAGGAGATCCCGCCGGGCTTCACGCACGCGCTGCTGCTCCGCGAGGGCCGGGTGACGGCGGCCGGCCCCATCGCGGAGACGCTCACCGAGGCCAACCTCTCGGCCACCTTCGACACCCCGCTCACCGTCCGCCTCGAGGACGGTCGCTGGTCGGCCCGTCGGCGCTCGCGCCGCCAGGCCTGAGCCCGCGGTGAGCGGCTTCGACCCCTCCTGGGTGGAGATGGTGGCGATCCTCGCCGCCGGGGGCGTGGCGGGCGCCATCAACACGGTGGTCGGCTCGGGCACCCTCGTCACGTTCCCGACGCTGCTGGCCTTCGGCGTGCCGCCGATCGTGGCCAACGCCTCGAACACGATCGGTCTCGTGCCGGGCTCGCTGTCGGGCGCGTGGGGCTACCGCCGCGAGCTGGCCGGGCAACGGGCACGCATCCTGCGCTTCGCCAGCGCCTCCGCGCTCGGCGGCATCCTGGGTGCCGTCCTGCTGTTCGCCCTGCCGGACGGCGCGTTCTCCGCGATCGTCCCGGCGCTCATCGTGCTCGGCCTCGTGCTGGTGGTCACCGGCCCGCGGATCTCCGCGGCCATCGCCCGGCGGCGTGAGGCGCGGGGACTGGGGGAGCGTCCCGAGCACGGCCCCTGGTGGCTCTGGCCCGTGGTGGCGCTCTGCGGCGTCTACGGCGGCTACTTCGGCGCCGCCCAGGGCATCATCATGATGGCCTTCCTCGGGATCGGCCTCGACGAGACGCTGCAGCGGCTCAACGCCATGAAGAACCTGCTCGTCGCCCTCGTCAACGGCATCGCGGGCGTGCTCTTCGCCGTCTTCGTCGACGTCGACTGGCTCGTCGTCCTGCTCGTCGGCGTCGGCGCCGTGGTCGGCGCCCAGGTCGGGGCTCGCTACGGGCGCCGCCTGCCCGACGGCGTGCTCCGCGGCATCATCGTGGTGGTCGGGGTCGTGGCGCTCGGCGTCTTCCTCGCGGGCTGACCCACGACGCACGAGGGGCCCCTGCCGGTGTCGGCAGGGGCCCCTCGTCGTGGACGGGTGCTCGGGTCAGCCGAGCTTCATCACGTAGGTCTCGTTGGCGAGCTTGTCGTGGAAGCCCTGGCGGAGCTGCTTGTCCTGGCTGATCGTGACGGCGATGAAGATGTAGACGCCGAGCTGCAGCAGCGTGCTGAGCACGTTGAAGATCCCGAGGGGCACGAGCGCGAGCAGACCGAAGAGGTAGAAGAAGTTGCGCTTGACCGACTGCGCGGGCGTCACGGGCGCGCCGGCCGGACCGACGACCTTGAGCTTCATGGCCTTCTTGCCCAGCGTCTGGCCCGACGTGGTCTCGAAGAAGACGTAGTAG containing:
- a CDS encoding sulfite exporter TauE/SafE family protein; the encoded protein is MSGFDPSWVEMVAILAAGGVAGAINTVVGSGTLVTFPTLLAFGVPPIVANASNTIGLVPGSLSGAWGYRRELAGQRARILRFASASALGGILGAVLLFALPDGAFSAIVPALIVLGLVLVVTGPRISAAIARRREARGLGERPEHGPWWLWPVVALCGVYGGYFGAAQGIIMMAFLGIGLDETLQRLNAMKNLLVALVNGIAGVLFAVFVDVDWLVVLLVGVGAVVGAQVGARYGRRLPDGVLRGIIVVVGVVALGVFLAG
- a CDS encoding RDD family protein, with amino-acid sequence MSYNQPPPPGGYGAPQPGAYGAPQPRPAELMDRFLARLIDGILLTIVSFVIGLVLAAILIGSGGEANYAVTAIGAILGLAISLGYYVFFETTSGQTLGKKAMKLKVVGPAGAPVTPAQSVKRNFFYLFGLLALVPLGIFNVLSTLLQLGVYIFIAVTISQDKQLRQGFHDKLANETYVMKLG